A genomic segment from Panulirus ornatus isolate Po-2019 chromosome 7, ASM3632096v1, whole genome shotgun sequence encodes:
- the LOC139749571 gene encoding xylose isomerase-like has protein sequence MNKYFPGIGRIEYRPDAGPEDTLVFRHYNPGETVHGRSMEEWLRFSVCYFNTFRYLGSDDYYGDRAHQRAWEDGSRTLDNYKRRMLAAFEFCHKLGVKYYSVSDRDMAPEGENFDETNTYLEEMVTLAADLQRQTGIKPLYYSADLFTHPRYMNGAGANPDAHVFAYACAQVKRSLEAAKRLGADNFVFFNPRDGYQSLLQRQIFRDMSHMAQLYRMAAQYKDKIGFKGQLLIQPKPSDPRRHQYESDAMSTMHMLRYFGLDTQYKLYIKPAFSRLLGRPYEHDVNVAAAFNMLGCVDASGNYPEVHGTSDLCAKNVADATFIMKCILEQGGLQDGGFTLGGRVRRESVEPRDLFHGHILAMDTFARALRNAARMISDGCFAHSIQQRYISYKSGLGEHVEKSSSSLEECEDYVRRNGEPQHQSSRHEHFNNMFNYYVYPPRQ, from the exons ATGAACAAGTACTTCCCAGGTATCGGTCGTATCGAATACCGGCCCGATGCTGGCCCGGAGGACACCCTCGTCTTCCGCCACTACAACCCTGGCGAGACCGTCCACGGCCGCTCCATGGAGGAATGGCTCAGGTTCTCCGTCTGCTacttcaacaccttcag GTACCTGGGCTCAGACGACTACTACGGTGACCGGGCACACCAGCGAGCCTGGGAGGATGGGTCTCGTACACTGGACAACTACAAGCGTCGTATGTTGGCAGCCTTCGAGTTCTGCCACAAGCTGGGGGTCAAGTACTATTCG GTCAGCGATCGCGACATGGCCCCTGAGGGAGAGAACTTTGACGAGACCAACACCTACCTGGAGGAGATGGTGACGCTTGCCGCCGACCTCCAGCGGCAGACCGGCATCAAACCGCTGTACTACAGCGCCGACCTCTTCACCCACCCGCGCTACATGAACGGCGCTGGTGCCAACCCGGACGCCCACGTCTTCGCTTACGCCTGTGCCCAAGTCAAGCGTAGCCTGGAGGCTGCCAAGCGTTTGGGCGCAGACAACTTCGTCTTCTTCAACCCTCGCGATGGCTACCAAAGTCTTCTCCAGCGCCAGATCTTCCGTGACATGTCACACATGGCGCAGCTGTATCGCATGGCGGCCCAGTACAAGGATAAGATCGGCTTCAAGGGTCAACTCCTCATCCAGCCCAAACCATCCGACCCACGCCGTCACCAGTACGAGTCTGACGCCATGTCTACCATGCATATGCTTCGCTACTTTGGCCTCGACACCCAATACAAACTGTACATCAAGCCTGCTTTCTCACGCCTCTTGGGACGCCCCTACGAACATGATGTGAACGTCGCGGCCGCCTTCAACATGCTAGGCTGTGTCGATGCCTCCGGCAATTACCCAGAGGTCCATGGAACCTCAGACCTCTGTGCCAAGAATGTGGCCGACGCTACTTTCATCATGAAGTGTATCCTTGAGCAG GGTGGCTTGCAAGACGGTGGCTTCACCTTGGGCGGGCGCGTCCGTCGGGAGTCCGTGGAGCCCCGCGACCTCTTCCACGGACACATTCTGGCCATGGACACCTTCGCCCGGGCCCTCAGGAACGCCGCCCGCATGATCTCCGACGGATGCTTCGCCCACAGCATCCAGCAG CGCTATATCTCCTACAAGTCTGGCCTGGGAGAGCATGTAGAGAAGAGCTCTTCCTCCCTGGAAGAATGTGAAGACTACGTGCGCAGGAACGGCGAGCCGCAGCACCAGTCTAGCCGCCATGAGCATTTCAATAACATGTTCAACTACTATGTTTACCCTCCACGTCAGTAG